The genomic stretch CGCAGGGTCTggcaaggcagagggagggacggTGCCCAGGTGAGGACACGGCTGTCCCACACCTGTGAGCGCAGATGTGCTCTTTGGGAAAGTGCACGTAGACAAAAGAGTAGAATTTTAAGTGCGTGTTCATTGTGAAAATTCTCTCAATGCTGCATTCTGCTCCAAGtgtttcacaataaaaatgttgggGAACAAAAGAATCTCaagacacagctccagcctcagaCGTAGCAGCTGGGCTTCAAAAGCCGGGCTGCCGTGCCGGTCGCCCTCCATCACAGGTGTGAGAGAGGAGCCCTGGCAACTCCTTTAGTCGGCCTGGGCGTGGGGTCACGGAGTCTTCATGTTTCCGAAAAACCCCAAGTAACTGTGGCAGACGGTGGGGGCTTCCACGTGGCGGGGCAGCCAAGGACTGGCGATGGCACAGCCACAGCCTGTGCGGCACAGAGGCCGGGAGCCGGGCCTGGTGCCCAGGGAGCCCTCACGTTGCCAAATGCAGCCCTCGTGGAAACAGGCTGGACAGCGAAGACGCGGAGGTGGAGCGCTGCAGGAACACCCTCAAGAAGCCTAGaaacagccggcgctgcggctcaacaggctaatccttcgccttgcggcgccggcacaccgggttctagtcccggtcagggcaccaatcctgtcccggttgcccctcttccaggccagctctctgctatggcccgggagtgcagtggaggatggcccaagtccttgggccctgcaccccatgggagaccaggagaagcaccaggctcctggctttggatcagcacagtgcgccagccgcagcggccattggagggtgaaccaacggcaaaaggaacacctttctgtctctctcactgtccactctgtcaaaaaaaaaaaagcctagaaaCGCAGCGCATCGTGGCCCAGCGggtgagccaccacctgccatcccccgtcccacactggagggggttcaagtcccagctattccacttccggtGCACCTTTCtgctgagtacttgggccctgccactcctgtgggagccCTAGTtggagttttggctcctggcttcagcgcggccagacctagctgttgtgggagtgaaccagtgcaaaactctgtcaccctttcaaataattttttttttttaaaaagtctgaaagCAGTTACCTTGCTTTCCTGAGCAACCGTCTTAGGCTGCTTTGCCTGAGGCGAGGGAGAAGAGCCGGCCCCTGCCCGAGGTGCCCGTACCTGCGGCTTGCAGTGCTCCTCGATCCAGCTGAAGACGCAGGCTGACAGCTCCTGGAAGCTGGCCACAGAGATGGAGGCATTGAAGGACTGGAACAGGGAGTCCATGATGCCTTGAAACACGTTGAACTTGACCTGGTCCGAGACCTGGTCCTTGCCCTCACTGGGGTTGTCCTGGTGCGCCTTCACAATCTGCTCATAGTTCCTGAAAGCAGGCAGGCCAGGGCTGAGAGGCCGCAGCAGCTCTGCCGGCCCCGGCAGCGCGATGGGGTCACCTGCTGGGCCCCCCCGGAACCAGCTTGGCACTGCTTCTAGGTCAGAGGTGGTGACTTCCAGCCTCCCTGGGTTACTCCAACAGGCATCGCTCAGTGCTGTGACGGGCGGTTAGCGCCCTGCCTGAGCGCCCACCTCCGGGAGTGAGCATTCTCCACACTGCATTATCTGATGTGGCCTTTGAACACCAGGACACAGATGCTGGCCTCCAGGTCCCCTTGGGAGCTCCGGCTGCCCCAGTTCGGCACCCCTCTTACACTTTCATGATCTTTAGGGCTGTGACATCCTTGCGGAGTGTGgacacctcctcctcctgttttttcttttctttgtgcaAAAACTGGATGTAGTCGATGGCTAGGGCAGGGCGAGAAGGGGCGGGCACAGAGGGCACGTCAGGTCAGCCAGGATAAAGCGGGTGTCCCTTCCCCTGcaccgcagccccctccccagggtgctCCCGGGCCCTACTCTTCTGCAGAACGATGGCTTTGCTGAGCTTCTGGGAGCCGATGGAGAAGTCCTGCTGCTGGCAGGTGGGGACGATGGTCTGAAGGTCGTCATAGCCTCTCTGCAGAGCAGACAGCAGGGGACATGGATTCCTCAACCCCAAGGGACTCGGACCTATGCACCAGACTTCTCCCAGGCACCCCAGTTCCAGGCTCGGAGCAGTGAGGAGCAGGGAGGTGCTCGTGCCCGGGCTGGCCTGGCTGCCTGCAAGGCCTGAGGGCCGGAGCCCGCCCTCACTGGCCGAGGCACGGGCCTGCCCAGTCACCTTGATGGCGTCCCCCTCACTGGCCGAGGCACGGGCCTGCCCAGTCACCTTGATGGCGTCCCTCCTCTTCTGTTCAGCCTGCGTGTGTGCTCGCCGCCGCCGGTCTTTGTAGGACTCCTTGTAGGACTCCTGGTGATAGTCACTGTCCTCATCATCTGTGCACAGAGGTGGGGACAGCGACAGGtcgtcctggggccctgccatccccGCTTTGCCCGGCTGGGAAGATGGAGCGAAGGGCGGTGCAACCCTGGGTCTGGCACTGGGGCCCAGGCGTCCCTGTCCACTAGGAGGGGCACCAAGATGGTAGCATTCCTGTGTCCCTCCAGGCCAGGGAAGGGGTGCTGCTGCCTACCTGTGTTGGGGACGGAAGAGGCACTGGTGGACCCGATGCTGTTAGCTCTGGACACCACGCTCCCCTTGCTGGAGCTGTCTACGAACAGCCCTGGAGGAGAGGCCCCAGTCACTGAGCGGTGGGGTGGGGAACATGGCCGGTCCTCAGACCCCGGTGGGCTCTCCCCTTCCACCCAAACTCCAGCCACACTGGGCTCCCACTCCCTGCCACGCCACGCCGCAGAGTCTGCATGGCCCCACCGGTCTGCAGTCGCAGCGTCCGGCCCAGAGAGAGGCAGCTGACCGCGGGGAGAGCGACCAGCTGCCACTGTTTGCATCGtctcctgctcctgggaattAGCAACCCGTGGTTGCTTCCTGCCCATCCCGCGGCTCCTCCCTTGCTACCCAAGCCGGGGCTCGGCCCAGGGACAGTGGACTGTGCTCAGGTGTGGCTGTCAAGGCTGAGGACGCTGGGGGCGGCACTCACCGGGATCCAGGCTGTTGTCGCTGTAGGCGTACTCCACCTGCGGCACGGGGCAAGCGAGAGCTGTCAGACCCCCGCCACGCGGGAGGCGCCTCTCACTCCGCGACCCCGACCCCCACACGGCGGGGCCGCGGGCAGCCGCAGGATTCGCCCGaacgccacccccacccctcctcctcccggcCCCCAGCACCCCCGTCCGCTCACGCGCGAGCACACACGCCTCGTTTGTCTCCCCACCTGGGCACACGCGGGGTGAGAGCTGTCTTCTCGGCAGCCCCGGGGCCCGGAGAGCAGGGGGAACTTTGGGGACAGGAGGGAAGCCCCTCGTCTTCCGGGCCCCCTACGTGCGCGAGCCCGACCCGCCCTCCCCTCGCCGGCGTGCGCGCCCACGGGGCTTGCCTTGACCCAGGGGTCCTCGGGAGAGGCGCCCGGCTCTGTCATCGTGGACCCACCGAACCGGAAACAAGCCAGCGGGCGGGCCCCCTGCTGCGAGGAAGAGGGCGGTGTGCCCACGTGGCCCGACCCCACCAATCCGCGCTCGGCTGCAGAGGGCGGGGCCAGAGCACTGCGCGTGCGCGGCACCAAGCTGTAGCCCCAGGTGCAGCTGGCGGAGCCGGGCGGTCAGGTGGGCGCCCGTGGGTCCCTGCGCTCCCCACGTTAAGCCGCGGGGTGAAGGCGCCGTGAACGCATTCTCTACAACGGGCCCGTCCCGCAGGCTCGTGGGAATGCTGTGGCGACGACGTGCGCGCGCGCTGGccgcacccacccccaccccgcggaGCTCCCTCCCGGCCTATCTGACCCAGGCACCGGGCTGTGAGTGcagagcccccctcccccgccccgcggTGCCTGGAGGGCATCTGCGGAGTTGGCCCCAGCCTGTTGGTTCCGCTGCGGTGCCAAGAATCCCTGTAACACACGCAAAGGCACACAGCTGGCTAGTCAGTGGTAGGGCCAAGGTTGACCTGAGAATGGGGGTCAGGCTCCTGACCACCGCACTGCCCAGCTTCCGGCTCGGGACTGGGCCCCGCACTTGGGGCGGGAAGCCCCCGGTGAGCCTACAGGCATTGGAGCAGGAAGCAGACACCACGCAGGCTGCACCTGGCAATATTAACCTTTAATGCCGCTACAAGTTCTAGTGTTCTCGACCCATTCGCCTGGTATCAAACACCTGCGGGCAACGCTGAGGGGTGGAGCCGCAGCCTCACTGCTGGCCAAACAGCAGCCTGTGAGTAGGCTTCCCTGGACCGCCAGGCCGGCTGCGTCCTGCGCAGCTCGGCACGGAGCCCAGGGCGCTCATCCCCCTCCCCGCTGGATCACGTGCAGCGTCTGGTCTGGCCTGCCGGCTCAGGCCTGGGGCATGCGCTTCTGCAGGAGCTCCCAGGCCTTCTCCACCTTCGCACGCGGGGAGAAGAGAGCACAGGGTCAGACGGGCACCCGCCGGACACCCTCCCggcccctgcctcccctgggCACCAACCTGGCGCTGCGTGACGTGGGGCTCCCACAGCGTGCTCAGCACCACGTGGCTCTGGGCCACGAGCTGCTGCCCGCTCATCTGGCTCTGCAGCCGGCTCTGCGCCGCGGCTTCACTCAGCCCATCCCGCTCCACGATGCGCCGCACGGCCTGTGCCAAAGGTGTCCCGGCTCAGCCCGGCGGCTCAGCAGGGTCCCGCCCACGCGGCGTGAGGGGGAGGGCGAGATACCTCCGTCTCGGGGATGATCACGGTCCACACCTCGTGCACCATGTCCTGCCAGCCGGCCTCAAGCAGCATGGCGGCATCGATCACGCACACACGCTTTCCTGCGGGGACACCCGGCGCCACCAGTAGCCCTCGCCACCTGGCCACCCCGACACAGTCCCAGGGAAAGGAGACGgcctggctggggcagggacatcccggggtggggggacggCGGCATCTGTCTAGCCGCCCCCCTTGGCTGTCTCCGCCTCGCTCCACTCACCCTGAGCCACAGCCAGCGCCATCTCCTCCCGGGCCAGCTTGGCTATCAGCGGCCACATGATGTCCGTGAGGGTCTTCAGCTGTTTCTGGAGGTGGGCGTAGGAGCGCCCGTGTGGAGGCGGGCGTGGGGAGAGTGGTCAGGGTGGGAGCGCCCATGTGGAGGCGGGCGTGGGGAGAGTGGTCAGGGTGGGAGCGCCTGTGTGGAGCGCGGCGTCCTGGCCGGGTCACAGTCAGAGCCCACCGCTGGGTCCGGGGGCAGCCGAGGGGCCCTGGCCAGGTGGGCGCTCACCTTGTTCCCAAACACGCGGCTGCCCAGCACCTTCCTGTTGATAGTGCCGTCTTTATGGAGGATGTCTGGTAGCGGAGATGGAGCCCTGAGCCGggggcctggccagccctccGGGCCAGGCCCCCGCAGCCTCCCGAGCCAGTACCTGTGCCAAAGGCTTCCACCACAGGCTGGTAGGCAGGGCCGCCTGGGGCGTAGGCCCGATGGCCCAGCTGGTCGCTGTCGATGATAAAGGCCCCAAGGCCCTTCAGGCGCTTGGCTATAGAGCTCTTCCCAGAGCCGCTGATGCCGGTCAGCCCGAGCACATAGAGACCCGGGGGGAGCTCTGGCCTCTTCTGGAGTGGAGCAGAGTGGCCCCGCCGTCACTAGGGTCCTCGGTTTGGGAGCTGGACCCCTCGATTTCACCCTCCGCATTTCCAGCGAACTCAAGCCGGGGGACGGGACTCTTACATTCGGAGGCCGAAGCAGATTTCCCAGCATGCGCTGGCGCAAGCTGGAGGAGCTGACCTTCTCCTCCTCGTGTTCCGCGTGGCTCAGGTCCTTCAGCAGCTGGATCTGGTACAGCGCGAGCTCCTCCAAGTCCTGAGGCGCAGGCAAGGCGCTGAGAGCAAGGCTGGAGCCCGACACCCGACCCACCCCAGTGTCGCCCCCTACCTACCCCGGGCGCCGCCTCCAGCTCTGTGGGCAACGGACCAGGTCCTCCTCGCTGCTTCCCACCACCCTGagccccctcttccctcctctggcgCCAGGGCACGGCTGTCAGCCCTGGCGGCCTTCCTCCGCCCCCTCCACGCCCTCTGCCAGGCTCCCCCAGGGGTTACGTTCTCGAGGCGGAAGCGGTTGACGGCCATCCCCCCGCGATAGGTCTCCTCGCTGACCACCAGGAACTCCAGGGAAGGGTCAGAGCCAGCGGGCCCATAGGGGTCCAGCAGGGGGGTGATATCAAAAGTCAAGGAGGGCTTGATGTCCACCAGGAACTCACTCAGGTGTCCCACGCGTTCTGCGTAAGGTTGGAGCAGCTCAGGGAGCAGCTTGCCTGGGGGAGGAACCCAGAACAGATCCTTGTACGGGAGGGGCAGTTTTGGGGGGGCGTCTCGGAGCACTGTCCTCTCCGCAGGACGGTGGTGGGAAGAGAGGGCTGAACTGCGAGGGTCTTTGGCGCTGGTGATGGACAAACTGGGGAGCACAGCCAGGCGAGCCAGGGCTGGCCACTGTGCAGAGCACAGGCTACCGGGAAGCCACTAGGGGGCGCTCGGAGGGCCAGTGGGCATCCCTGGGATGGAGACCACCAAGGGCCAGGCCCTCCTTCAGCCCTCTCTGTCTGGGACAGCGCTGCCTATGGCTCGCTCATCACAGGTCACCTCCTGGAAGCGGGTAAAGGGCAGAGTTCTCCATTCCACACTGGGGTATACTGAGTGGTGACGGAGGGAGCTGCCTGTGCCCACGGAACACATTTCCTTAGCACGAGCTCAGCATCAGGCCCGCCGGGAAGGAAAGgacggccctgccct from Lepus europaeus isolate LE1 chromosome 18, mLepTim1.pri, whole genome shotgun sequence encodes the following:
- the MLX gene encoding max-like protein X isoform X3, producing the protein MTEPGASPEDPWVKASPVGAHAGEGRAGRARARRGPGRRGASLLSPKFPLLSGPRGCREDSSHPACAQVEYAYSDNSLDPDSSSKGSVVSRANSIGSTSASSVPNTDDEDSDYHQESYKESYKDRRRRAHTQAEQKRRDAIKVTGQARASASEGDAIKRGYDDLQTIVPTCQQQDFSIGSQKLSKAIVLQKTIDYIQFLHKEKKKQEEEVSTLRKDVTALKIMKVNYEQIVKAHQDNPSEGKDQVSDQVKFNVFQGIMDSLFQSFNASISVASFQELSACVFSWIEEHCKPQTLREIVIGVLHQLKNQLY
- the MLX gene encoding max-like protein X isoform X5, with the protein product MTEPGASPEDPWVKASPVGAHAGEGRAGRARARRGPGRRGASLLSPKFPLLSGPRGCREDSSHPACAQVEYAYSDNSLDPGLFVDSSSKGSVVSRANSIGSTSASSVPNTDDEDSDYHQESYKESYKDRRRRAHTQAEQKRRDAIKRGYDDLQTIVPTCQQQDFSIGSQKLSKAIVLQKTIDYIQFLHKEKKKQEEEVSTLRKDVTALKIMKVNYEQIVKAHQDNPSEGKDQVSDQVKFNVFQGIMDSLFQSFNASISVASFQELSACVFSWIEEHCKPQTLREIVIGVLHQLKNQLY
- the MLX gene encoding max-like protein X isoform X2 gives rise to the protein MTEPGASPEDPWVKASPVGAHAGEGRAGRARARRGPGRRGASLLSPKFPLLSGPRGCREDSSHPACAQVEYAYSDNSLDPGLFVDSSSKGSVVSRANSIGSTSASSVPNTDDEDSDYHQESYKESYKDRRRRAHTQAEQKRRDAIKVTGQARASASEGDAIKRGYDDLQTIVPTCQQQDFSIGSQKLSKAIVLQKTIDYIQFLHKEKKKQEEEVSTLRKDVTALKIMKVNYEQIVKAHQDNPSEGKDQVSDQVKFNVFQGIMDSLFQSFNASISVASFQELSACVFSWIEEHCKPQTLREIVIGVLHQLKNQLY
- the MLX gene encoding max-like protein X isoform X4, which produces MTEPGASPEDPWVKASPVGAHAGEGRAGRARARRGPGRRGASLLSPKFPLLSGPRGCREDSSHPACAQVEYAYSDNSLDPVTGASPPGLFVDSSSKGSVVSRANSIGSTSASSVPNTDDEDSDYHQESYKESYKDRRRRAHTQAEQKRRDAIKRGYDDLQTIVPTCQQQDFSIGSQKLSKAIVLQKTIDYIQFLHKEKKKQEEEVSTLRKDVTALKIMKVNYEQIVKAHQDNPSEGKDQVSDQVKFNVFQGIMDSLFQSFNASISVASFQELSACVFSWIEEHCKPQTLREIVIGVLHQLKNQLY
- the MLX gene encoding max-like protein X isoform X1: MTEPGASPEDPWVKASPVGAHAGEGRAGRARARRGPGRRGASLLSPKFPLLSGPRGCREDSSHPACAQVEYAYSDNSLDPVTGASPPGLFVDSSSKGSVVSRANSIGSTSASSVPNTDDEDSDYHQESYKESYKDRRRRAHTQAEQKRRDAIKVTGQARASASEGDAIKRGYDDLQTIVPTCQQQDFSIGSQKLSKAIVLQKTIDYIQFLHKEKKKQEEEVSTLRKDVTALKIMKVNYEQIVKAHQDNPSEGKDQVSDQVKFNVFQGIMDSLFQSFNASISVASFQELSACVFSWIEEHCKPQTLREIVIGVLHQLKNQLY
- the MLX gene encoding max-like protein X isoform X7 — encoded protein: MTEPGASPEDPWVKVEYAYSDNSLDPGLFVDSSSKGSVVSRANSIGSTSASSVPNTDDEDSDYHQESYKESYKDRRRRAHTQAEQKRRDAIKVTGQARASASEGDAIKRGYDDLQTIVPTCQQQDFSIGSQKLSKAIVLQKTIDYIQFLHKEKKKQEEEVSTLRKDVTALKIMKVNYEQIVKAHQDNPSEGKDQVSDQVKFNVFQGIMDSLFQSFNASISVASFQELSACVFSWIEEHCKPQTLREIVIGVLHQLKNQLY
- the MLX gene encoding max-like protein X isoform X6 encodes the protein MTEPGASPEDPWVKVEYAYSDNSLDPVTGASPPGLFVDSSSKGSVVSRANSIGSTSASSVPNTDDEDSDYHQESYKESYKDRRRRAHTQAEQKRRDAIKVTGQARASASEGDAIKRGYDDLQTIVPTCQQQDFSIGSQKLSKAIVLQKTIDYIQFLHKEKKKQEEEVSTLRKDVTALKIMKVNYEQIVKAHQDNPSEGKDQVSDQVKFNVFQGIMDSLFQSFNASISVASFQELSACVFSWIEEHCKPQTLREIVIGVLHQLKNQLY
- the MLX gene encoding max-like protein X isoform X10, which encodes MTEPGASPEDPWVKVEYAYSDNSLDPDSSSKGSVVSRANSIGSTSASSVPNTDDEDSDYHQESYKESYKDRRRRAHTQAEQKRRDAIKRGYDDLQTIVPTCQQQDFSIGSQKLSKAIVLQKTIDYIQFLHKEKKKQEEEVSTLRKDVTALKIMKVNYEQIVKAHQDNPSEGKDQVSDQVKFNVFQGIMDSLFQSFNASISVASFQELSACVFSWIEEHCKPQTLREIVIGVLHQLKNQLY
- the MLX gene encoding max-like protein X isoform X8, with the protein product MTEPGASPEDPWVKVEYAYSDNSLDPDSSSKGSVVSRANSIGSTSASSVPNTDDEDSDYHQESYKESYKDRRRRAHTQAEQKRRDAIKVTGQARASASEGDAIKRGYDDLQTIVPTCQQQDFSIGSQKLSKAIVLQKTIDYIQFLHKEKKKQEEEVSTLRKDVTALKIMKVNYEQIVKAHQDNPSEGKDQVSDQVKFNVFQGIMDSLFQSFNASISVASFQELSACVFSWIEEHCKPQTLREIVIGVLHQLKNQLY
- the MLX gene encoding max-like protein X isoform X9, with the protein product MTEPGASPEDPWVKVEYAYSDNSLDPGLFVDSSSKGSVVSRANSIGSTSASSVPNTDDEDSDYHQESYKESYKDRRRRAHTQAEQKRRDAIKRGYDDLQTIVPTCQQQDFSIGSQKLSKAIVLQKTIDYIQFLHKEKKKQEEEVSTLRKDVTALKIMKVNYEQIVKAHQDNPSEGKDQVSDQVKFNVFQGIMDSLFQSFNASISVASFQELSACVFSWIEEHCKPQTLREIVIGVLHQLKNQLY
- the COASY gene encoding bifunctional coenzyme A synthase, producing MAVFRSGLLVLTTPLASLAPRLAPILTSASRLVNHTLYVHLQPGMSLEGPAQPQSSPVQATFEVLDFITHFYCGADVHRHLDVRILLTNIQTKSTLLPPQPSSVQNLAHPPEVVLTDFQTLDGSQYNPVKQQLERYATSCYSCCPQLASVLLSPDYGAGELPAEPLDVPLPSTIRPASPVARSPKQPVRGYHRGAVGGTFDRLHNAHKVLLSVACVLAQEQLVVGVADKDLLKSKLLPELLQPYAERVGHLSEFLVDIKPSLTFDITPLLDPYGPAGSDPSLEFLVVSEETYRGGMAVNRFRLENDLEELALYQIQLLKDLSHAEHEEEKVSSSSLRQRMLGNLLRPPNKRPELPPGLYVLGLTGISGSGKSSIAKRLKGLGAFIIDSDQLGHRAYAPGGPAYQPVVEAFGTDILHKDGTINRKVLGSRVFGNKKQLKTLTDIMWPLIAKLAREEMALAVAQGKRVCVIDAAMLLEAGWQDMVHEVWTVIIPETEAVRRIVERDGLSEAAAQSRLQSQMSGQQLVAQSHVVLSTLWEPHVTQRQVEKAWELLQKRMPQA